In the genome of Pseudomonas sp. B33.4, the window CAACGCCTGCACCAGTTGCCCGAATTCCGGCGGCGGGCGCTGCACGATGAAGCCGGCGTCGTAATGCAGCGGCGTAGCGTCTTCATGGCACCACACGCAGCATGCGGCGAAGTCGATCGCCTGTTGGCAGCCATCGCTGGCGGGGATTTTCAGGCGTAACTGGAAGTCCACCCCGATCATCATCGGTAATTGGCTGATCAGCATCAGTCCGTCTTCGGAGACATTGCCCAGAAAACCTATGGGTTTATCAGTAACGCTGTTGAACACTCTGAGGAAATACGGCAACTGATGCCGTTCGATCCGGTCGGTAAACATGCGCAGTTCGCCATGCAAGGCTCCGTCACAGAGCCGCACCTTTGCTTCGGAACGTGCCTGTATCGCAGGCTCGCTCTCCCCGCTTCCGGTGTGACGGTCGCTACGTCGCCGTCACCTGACCACTTGCCAGTCGCAGGTGTTGCTCCGGGTTTACAGATTCAGCGCTAAACCCGGGTTATTCGACTATAGCTCAGCTTGTACACACGGCCAGATTTTGTATGACAACTGTCATCAGAAGCGCGTTGGGCGCACCACGGCAGCGGCGCTGCGCGTCGGGTAATGGCCCAGGCTCTGCAAGGTTTCCAGACGAGCGCGGGCGCGGTAGGCATATTCGCTGTTGGGGTACGAGGCGATGATGAACTGGTAGGTCTGCGCCGCATCAACAAACATTTTCTGCCGCTCCAGGCACTGGCCGCGCATCATCGACACTTCCGGCCATACGTACGGGCGGGCGCGACTGGCGCGTTCGACCTTGGACAGTTCGAGCATGACCTGCTCGCAATTGCCGCGGTCATAGGCGCTGTAGGCGTTGTTCAAATGATGGTTCATCGACCAACGGGTGCAGCCCGTGACGGCGAGGACGCTGAGGGCAAGGGCGGCAATGGGTACGAATCGCATGAGGGTTCTCCTGTCTTGTGCTCTTTATCGACCCGCGACTGGAAATCTTCAATGCCGCCTCGCGCGCTTCAGTGAATCTGAGTCGTCAGGATTCGACGGCATCGTTGTGCGGCGCGGACAGCTCGGACGCGAGATGGATTGTGACGACGGGTGAACGTGGCGAGACTTCGCCGTCGGGTGTGACCTCGACAACGTAGAATCCGAACTGCCGCAGGTCTATCAAATTCGACCAGTAGCCACCAGGGCCAACAGCTTGACCGAAAAGCGGATTCAAAGAATCCTTGGTGCTGTAAGCGCGCACGGTACTGCCAGGGGTAGCGGTCCCCTTCACGGCAAACCATGCACCTGGTCTATCCCCATTTTGCGGTGAAGTAATCACTGGTGGCTCGAGTGCTTCAGATGCGTCTTTTTTTGCGCTCATGTCGTCATGCCTCTTCGCCTCGCCAACCATTGGCGAGATGCGATTTTTTATACAGACAGGAAAACAGGGTGACACCTGTAAGAAATACCAGTTCTGATGAACGGTGTATTGCCTGGGACGTCGAATTGAAAAACGCTGCGTTCAATAAAGAAAACATTAAGTAGTGCAAACGAACAATGACTACACCCCTCGAGCATAGTAGCCTTCGCTAGCGCTTGAACTCAGGAGTCTTTGCATGTCCGTCCGTCGTACCAAAATCGTCGCTACCCTTGGCCCGGCCAGTAACTCGCCGGAAGTTCTCGAACAGCTGATTCTGGCTGGTCTGGACGTTGCCCGTCTGAACTTCTCCCACGGCACCCCCGACGAGCACAAGGCTCGCGCGAAGCTGGTGCGTGACCTCGCTGCCAAGCACGGTCGCTTCGTCGCCCTGCTGGGTGACCTGCAAGGCCCGAAAATCCGAATCGCCAAATTCGCCAACAAGAAGATCGAGCTGAAGATCGGTGACAAGTTCACCTTCTCCACCAGCCATCCGTTGACCGAAGGCAACCAGCAAGTGGTCGGCATCGACTACCCGGATCTGGTCAAGGACTGTGGTGTGGGCGACGAGCTGCTGCTCGACGACGGCCGCGTGGTGATGCGCGTTGATACCGCCACCGCAACCGAACTGCATTGCACCGTGACCATCGGCGGTCCGCTGTCCGACCACAAAGGCATCAACCGTCGCGGTGGCGGCCTGACCGCACCGGCCCTGACTGAAAAAGACAAGGCCGACATCAAGCTCGCCGCAGAAATGGAAGTCGACTACCTCGCGGTGTCCTTCCCGCGTGACGCTGCCGACATGGAATACGCCCGTCAACTGCGCGACGAAGCCGGCGGTACTGCCTGGCTGGTAGCGAAGATCGAACGCGCAGAAGCCGTGGCCGACGACGAAACCCTCGACGGTCTGATCAAGGCGTCCGACGCAGTGATGGTTGCCCGTGGTGACCTCGGTGTGGAAATCGGCGACGCCGAGCTGGTGGGCATTCAGAAGAAAATCATTCTGCACGCACGCCGCCACAACAAGGCTGTGATCGTCGCGACCCAGATGATGGAGTCGATGATCCAGAACCCGATGCCGACCCGCGCCGAAGTGTCCGACGTCGCCAACGCCGTGCTCGACTACACCGACGCCGTGATGTTGTCCGCTGAATCCGCTGCTGGTCTGTATCCGCTGGAAGCTGTGCAGGCAATGGCGCGCATCTGCGTCGGCGCTGAGAAGCACCCAACGGGCAAGACCTCCAGCCACCGCATCGGCAAGGAATTCACCCGCTGCGACGAAAGCATCGCACTGGCGACCATGTACACCGCCAACCACTTCCCGGGCGTCAAAGCGATCATCGCACTGACCGAAAGTGGCTACACCCCGCTGATCATGTCGCGCATCCGCTCTTCGGTGCCGATCTATGCGTTCTCGCCGCACCGTGAAACTCAAGCGCGCGCAGCCATGTTCCGTGGTGTGTACACCGTACCGTTCGACCCGGCTTCGCTGGAACCGCACGAAGTCAGCCAGAAAGCCATCGACGAGCTGGTCAAGCGCGGCGTTGTGGAAAAAGGCGACTGGGTCATCCTGACCAAGGGCGACAGCTACCACACCACCGGCGGCACCAACGGCATGAAGATCCTGCACGTGGGCGATCCGCAGGTCTGAGTGACGCGCTGAAAAACAAGAGCCCCGGCATGTGAGTGCCGGGGCTTTTTTCGTCTGCGCAGTCATGAAAACCAATATTCACCGGATGTCTACTGTCAGGTCTTACAGTAGACGCCTCCATTTGCACGGCATCCAATGAGCGCTCATTCGGCGAGCCATGCGTTGCGGTTTGCCTGACCCACTCGATTGCAGATGGAACACATTATGAACATGCAAACTCTTGATGATGCAGGGAAGCTGGATCTGGACTTTGGAACAGCAGGTGTTGTATCGATCATTAATTTCAACTACCCATCGATCAACATCACTGGTGTACAAATTGGCCCGGATAAAAAAATCTATGTAGCGGGCAAGGTCGAAGGTGGCTCCGACCCCGAGAGCGCCTTTGTGTTGGGTCGCTTCGATGCAGACGGCACTCTCGACCTTGATTATGGCGTTTCAGGCTTTGCCCACTGGGTTTATGACGACTTCGATATCGACGGAGTCGAGTCTTTTGCTTTTCAGGCCGATAGAAAAGTAGTGGTCAATTGCACGGTGCGAAACTCCGTAGGCCAGCAGGTTGCGGCGTTCTCACGCGTGGGGGTGGATGGCTGGATCGACCTCGATTTCGGCACAAACGGCCACACTGTTCTGAATATCGAGCTATCGCCGCCGGCGAAGCGTACGGCGCCGATAAACCTCGCTGCAAAGCAAGAGAACAGGTCACTGCATGCGAACGGCCCAGGCGGATCCAGGAATGGAGTTGAAATATTAAAGGATGGGAAGATTCTGGCATCTTTCAGTTATTTCTTTAACTTCAGTCAAGTCCACGGGTTACTTATTCGTCTGAACAAAAACGGATCTCTGGATCTCAGTTTCAACCAGATCGGTTACATCACCGTGATTCACCCCGATTACTTACTTGACGTCACCGTACTCAGTAATCTCA includes:
- a CDS encoding PilZ domain-containing protein, which gives rise to MFTDRIERHQLPYFLRVFNSVTDKPIGFLGNVSEDGLMLISQLPMMIGVDFQLRLKIPASDGCQQAIDFAACCVWCHEDATPLHYDAGFIVQRPPPEFGQLVQALQQYFSFQPMPASA
- a CDS encoding tetratricopeptide repeat protein yields the protein MRFVPIAALALSVLAVTGCTRWSMNHHLNNAYSAYDRGNCEQVMLELSKVERASRARPYVWPEVSMMRGQCLERQKMFVDAAQTYQFIIASYPNSEYAYRARARLETLQSLGHYPTRSAAAVVRPTRF
- the pyk gene encoding pyruvate kinase; protein product: MSVRRTKIVATLGPASNSPEVLEQLILAGLDVARLNFSHGTPDEHKARAKLVRDLAAKHGRFVALLGDLQGPKIRIAKFANKKIELKIGDKFTFSTSHPLTEGNQQVVGIDYPDLVKDCGVGDELLLDDGRVVMRVDTATATELHCTVTIGGPLSDHKGINRRGGGLTAPALTEKDKADIKLAAEMEVDYLAVSFPRDAADMEYARQLRDEAGGTAWLVAKIERAEAVADDETLDGLIKASDAVMVARGDLGVEIGDAELVGIQKKIILHARRHNKAVIVATQMMESMIQNPMPTRAEVSDVANAVLDYTDAVMLSAESAAGLYPLEAVQAMARICVGAEKHPTGKTSSHRIGKEFTRCDESIALATMYTANHFPGVKAIIALTESGYTPLIMSRIRSSVPIYAFSPHRETQARAAMFRGVYTVPFDPASLEPHEVSQKAIDELVKRGVVEKGDWVILTKGDSYHTTGGTNGMKILHVGDPQV